A genome region from Sphingobacteriaceae bacterium GW460-11-11-14-LB5 includes the following:
- a CDS encoding acetolactate synthase small subunit codes for MSTENTIEHKIDKADLDGKQEYTITVYAENRIGLLNRIAIIFSKRKINIESLNTSPSEIDGIHRFNIVIHEGYEVVRKLARQIEKQIEVLKVYFNTNEEIIWQELALYKVSTDEIAEKVTVERLLRQYGASAVVIRKDYTVFAVTGHREETDALVKALEPYELIEFVRSARVAIIKDSAGFHEKLKEFEAFEPGEELVENEFLEKGQKIFTM; via the coding sequence ATGAGTACTGAAAATACAATAGAACATAAAATAGATAAAGCCGATTTAGACGGAAAGCAGGAATACACCATTACGGTTTATGCCGAAAACCGCATCGGTTTATTAAACAGGATTGCAATCATTTTCTCCAAAAGGAAAATCAACATCGAAAGCTTAAATACTTCTCCATCAGAAATTGATGGGATACACCGTTTCAATATCGTCATCCACGAAGGTTACGAAGTGGTGAGAAAGCTAGCCCGCCAGATTGAAAAACAGATTGAGGTATTGAAAGTTTATTTCAACACCAACGAAGAAATTATCTGGCAGGAACTGGCACTTTACAAAGTTTCTACTGATGAAATTGCAGAAAAAGTAACGGTAGAGCGTTTATTAAGACAGTACGGTGCCAGTGCGGTAGTGATCCGTAAAGATTATACTGTTTTTGCGGTAACGGGGCACAGGGAAGAAACGGATGCTTTGGTAAAAGCTTTGGAACCTTACGAACTGATTGAATTTGTGAGATCTGCCAGAGTAGCCATTATTAAAGACAGCGCAGGATTCCACGAAAAACTGAAAGAATTTGAAGCTTTCGAACCAGGTGAAGAATTGGTAGAAAACGAGTTTTTAGAAAAAGGACAGAAGATTTTCACTATGTAA
- a CDS encoding F0F1 ATP synthase subunit beta, with the protein MPNLGKIAQIIGPVVDVSFANDAHLPKIFDALEITKENGQKIVLEVQQHLGEDRVRAISMDSTDGLVRGMDVVDTGAAIKMPVGDQIKGRLFNVVGEAIDGINTVDKTDGRPIHATPPKFEDLSTETEVLFTGIKVIDLLEPYAKGGKIGLFGGAGVGKTVLIMELVNNIAKAYAGLSVFAGVGERTREGNDLLREFIESGVINYGDEFLHSMEKGGWDLKAVDTEKLKESKATLVFGQMNEPPGARARVALSGLTVAEYFRDGDGEGAGKDILFFVDNIFRFTQAGSEVSALLGRMPSAVGYQPTLATEMGLMQERITSTKRGSITSVQAVYVPADDLTDPAPATTFAHLDATTVLSRKIAELGIYPAVDPLDSTSRILSPAVLGDEHYNTAQRVKETLQRYKELQDIIAILGMDELSEEDKLVVSRARRVQRFLSQPFHVAEQFTGLKGVLVDIKDTIKGFNMIMDGEVDEYPEAAFNLVGSIEDAIEKGKKLLAEAN; encoded by the coding sequence ATGCCTAACTTAGGAAAAATAGCACAAATTATCGGCCCAGTGGTTGACGTTAGCTTTGCTAATGATGCCCATCTACCTAAAATTTTTGATGCGTTAGAGATAACGAAAGAAAATGGACAAAAAATTGTTTTAGAAGTTCAACAGCACTTAGGTGAAGACCGCGTACGTGCGATCTCAATGGACTCTACAGACGGTTTAGTTCGTGGAATGGACGTAGTTGATACTGGTGCTGCGATTAAAATGCCAGTTGGCGACCAAATTAAAGGTCGTTTATTTAATGTAGTTGGTGAAGCGATTGACGGTATCAACACAGTTGATAAAACAGACGGTCGCCCTATCCATGCAACTCCTCCTAAGTTTGAAGATTTATCTACTGAAACTGAGGTGCTTTTTACAGGTATCAAAGTAATCGATTTATTAGAGCCTTATGCAAAAGGTGGTAAAATCGGTTTATTCGGTGGTGCTGGAGTAGGTAAAACAGTATTAATTATGGAGTTGGTTAACAACATCGCTAAAGCTTATGCTGGTTTATCAGTATTCGCAGGTGTTGGTGAGCGTACTCGTGAGGGTAACGATTTACTTCGTGAGTTTATCGAGTCAGGTGTAATTAACTATGGTGACGAATTCTTACACTCAATGGAAAAAGGTGGATGGGATTTGAAAGCTGTTGATACTGAAAAATTAAAAGAATCTAAAGCAACATTGGTTTTCGGTCAAATGAACGAGCCTCCTGGTGCACGTGCACGTGTGGCATTATCAGGATTAACGGTTGCAGAATATTTCCGTGATGGTGATGGCGAAGGCGCTGGAAAAGACATCCTTTTCTTCGTTGATAACATCTTCCGTTTTACACAGGCAGGTTCTGAGGTATCGGCTCTATTAGGTCGTATGCCATCAGCCGTGGGTTACCAACCAACATTGGCAACTGAGATGGGTTTAATGCAAGAGCGTATTACTTCAACAAAACGTGGATCAATTACATCAGTACAAGCGGTATATGTACCAGCGGATGATTTAACTGACCCGGCTCCGGCAACAACTTTTGCCCACTTAGATGCAACTACCGTACTTTCACGTAAAATTGCCGAGTTAGGTATTTATCCTGCGGTAGATCCATTAGATTCTACTTCACGTATCCTTTCTCCTGCTGTATTAGGTGATGAGCACTATAACACTGCACAACGTGTTAAAGAAACTTTACAACGTTACAAAGAATTACAGGATATCATCGCGATCTTAGGTATGGACGAATTATCTGAAGAAGATAAATTAGTAGTATCAAGAGCACGTCGTGTTCAGCGTTTCTTATCTCAACCTTTCCACGTTGCGGAGCAATTTACCGGCTTAAAAGGCGTATTGGTTGACATTAAAGATACCATTAAAGGATTTAACATGATCATGGATGGTGAAGTTGATGAGTACCCAGAAGCTGCATTTAACTTGGTTGGTAGCATTGAAGATGCGATCGAAAAAGGTAAAAAATTATTAGCAGAAGCGAACTAA
- a CDS encoding acetolactate synthase, large subunit, biosynthetic type: METAQDTIQQNEAKAETSKTLFKGTGSQVLLNGLIEEGVTTIFGYPGGAIMPIYDALYDYADKLEHILVRHEQGGIHAAQGFARASGEVGVVFATSGPGATNLVTGLADAQIDSTPLVCITGQVFAHLLGTDAFQETDVINITTPVTKWNYQVTDAKEIQEVLAKAFYIAKSGRPGPVLIDITKNAQLQLEEFPEYVKCNHIRSYRPKPKVRIEYIEQAAELINSAKKPFVLFGQGVILGSAEEEFKAFINKTGIPAAWTIMGEGAIPTSHPLNVGMLGMHGNYGPNVLTNEADVIIAIGMRFDDRVTGRLDKYAKQARVVHLDIDPAEIDKNVKAEVGVWGDCKETLPLLTNLVNENKHEDWLAKFRQYNQEEIDQVITPELYPTGDEMTMGEVLRNINEICGGDAVIVTDVGQHQMVACRYAKFNNTRSNITSGGLGTMGFGLPAAIGAKYGAPDKTVIAIIGDGGFQMTPQELGTIMQFGAAVKILILNNRFLGMVRQWQQLFHDKRYSFVNITSPDFVALAKSYYIEASKVDERANLRQALETMINHEGSYLLEVMVGRENNVFPMVPQGMSVSEIRLK; this comes from the coding sequence ATGGAAACTGCACAAGATACAATACAACAAAACGAGGCGAAAGCAGAAACCTCAAAAACCTTATTCAAAGGAACAGGCTCGCAGGTTTTGTTGAATGGATTAATTGAAGAAGGTGTAACCACCATTTTCGGTTATCCGGGAGGAGCAATCATGCCTATTTATGATGCTCTTTATGATTATGCCGATAAATTAGAACACATACTGGTTCGCCATGAGCAAGGTGGTATCCATGCTGCTCAGGGTTTTGCACGTGCAAGCGGCGAAGTGGGTGTTGTTTTCGCCACCAGCGGACCAGGTGCAACCAACCTGGTTACAGGTTTAGCAGATGCACAGATAGACAGTACGCCATTAGTTTGTATCACCGGACAGGTTTTCGCCCACTTATTGGGAACAGATGCCTTTCAGGAAACCGATGTGATTAACATTACCACTCCGGTTACCAAATGGAACTATCAGGTTACTGATGCTAAAGAAATCCAGGAGGTATTGGCTAAAGCTTTTTACATCGCTAAAAGCGGCAGACCAGGCCCGGTTTTAATCGACATAACCAAAAACGCACAATTACAGCTGGAGGAATTTCCTGAGTATGTAAAATGCAACCACATTCGCAGTTATCGCCCGAAACCAAAAGTTAGGATTGAATATATCGAGCAGGCAGCCGAATTAATCAACTCAGCTAAAAAACCATTCGTATTATTCGGTCAAGGGGTTATTTTAGGTAGTGCTGAAGAAGAATTTAAAGCTTTTATTAATAAAACCGGAATTCCTGCCGCATGGACCATTATGGGCGAAGGTGCTATTCCAACTTCGCATCCATTAAATGTAGGTATGTTGGGTATGCATGGTAATTACGGACCAAATGTGTTAACCAACGAAGCCGATGTAATTATTGCCATCGGTATGCGTTTTGATGACCGTGTAACCGGCCGTTTAGATAAATATGCCAAACAAGCTAGAGTAGTGCATTTGGATATCGATCCTGCGGAGATTGATAAAAATGTTAAAGCCGAAGTTGGTGTTTGGGGCGATTGTAAAGAAACCTTACCCCTGTTAACCAATTTAGTTAACGAAAATAAACACGAAGATTGGTTGGCTAAGTTCAGACAGTACAATCAGGAGGAAATTGATCAGGTCATTACTCCAGAACTTTACCCAACAGGTGATGAAATGACCATGGGCGAAGTATTGCGCAACATTAACGAAATTTGTGGTGGCGATGCCGTAATTGTTACTGACGTTGGTCAGCACCAGATGGTAGCCTGCCGTTATGCTAAATTTAACAATACCCGTAGCAACATCACATCAGGTGGTTTAGGCACAATGGGCTTTGGTTTACCAGCTGCAATTGGTGCTAAATATGGTGCACCTGACAAAACCGTTATCGCCATTATCGGTGATGGTGGTTTCCAGATGACGCCTCAGGAATTGGGTACCATTATGCAATTTGGTGCGGCAGTAAAAATCCTGATTTTGAACAACCGCTTTTTAGGTATGGTTCGCCAATGGCAACAGTTATTTCATGATAAACGCTATTCTTTTGTTAATATCACCAGTCCTGATTTTGTCGCTTTAGCAAAATCGTATTACATCGAAGCCAGCAAAGTTGATGAACGTGCAAACTTAAGACAGGCATTAGAAACCATGATCAACCATGAAGGTTCTTACTTATTAGAAGTAATGGTTGGTAGAGAAAACAACGTTTTCCCAATGGTTCCACAAGGAATGAGTGTAAGTGAAATCAGGCTGAAATAA
- a CDS encoding ATP synthase F1 subunit epsilon, whose translation MNLEILTPDKKVFEGEVTAVTVPGTLGSFQILKDHAPIISTLEDGEVIIKANKADEQRFFIKGGVVEAIHNKIVVLAEGIA comes from the coding sequence ATGAATTTAGAAATATTAACTCCAGATAAAAAAGTTTTCGAAGGTGAAGTAACAGCAGTTACGGTTCCTGGTACTTTAGGTTCTTTCCAGATTTTAAAAGACCACGCCCCTATCATCTCTACTTTAGAAGATGGAGAAGTTATTATAAAAGCAAACAAAGCTGATGAGCAACGCTTTTTTATTAAAGGCGGTGTAGTTGAAGCGATCCACAACAAAATTGTGGTTTTAGCCGAAGGTATCGCTTAA
- a CDS encoding ketol-acid reductoisomerase, with amino-acid sequence MANYFNTLPLREKLNQLGVCDFMDSSEFLDGVNALKGKKLVIVGCGAQGLNQGLNLRDSGLDVSYTLRKEAIEGKRDSWKNATENNFTVGTYEELIPNADVVINLTPDKQHTAVVNAIMPLMKEGATLLYSHGFNIVEEGMQIRKDLTVIMVAPKCPGSEVRAEYVRGFGVPTLIAVHPENDPQGKGLAQAKAYCAGTGGHRAGVLKSSFVAEVKSDLMGEQTILCGLLQTGSILSFDKMVEKGIDAGYASKLVQYGVEVITEALKQGGITAMMDRLSNVAKIKAFEISEELKDIMRPLFQKHQDDIMSGEFSRTMMEDWANGDKNLLKWRAETGETAFEKTPAGDVKIGEQEYFDNYTLMVAFVRAGVELAFETMVQAGIKPESAYYESLHETPLIANTIARKKLFEMNRVISDTAEYGCYLFDQACKPLLGDFMKKVDTDLVGKNFNEGKDGAVDNRKLIDINEAIRSHEVEQIGATLRKAMTAMKAIKTA; translated from the coding sequence ATGGCAAATTATTTTAACACATTACCTCTTAGAGAAAAATTAAACCAATTAGGTGTTTGCGACTTCATGGACAGTTCCGAATTTTTAGACGGCGTTAACGCACTAAAAGGCAAAAAACTGGTAATTGTAGGTTGTGGCGCTCAAGGCTTAAACCAAGGTTTAAATTTAAGAGATAGTGGTTTAGATGTAAGCTACACTTTACGTAAGGAAGCAATTGAAGGCAAACGCGATTCTTGGAAAAATGCAACTGAAAACAATTTTACAGTTGGCACTTACGAAGAACTGATTCCGAATGCAGATGTAGTAATTAACCTTACTCCTGATAAACAACACACTGCTGTTGTAAATGCAATTATGCCTTTAATGAAAGAAGGTGCTACTTTATTATATTCTCACGGTTTCAATATCGTAGAAGAAGGTATGCAGATCCGTAAAGATTTAACCGTGATTATGGTTGCGCCTAAATGCCCGGGTAGCGAGGTTAGAGCAGAATATGTTCGTGGTTTTGGTGTTCCTACCTTAATTGCAGTTCACCCTGAAAACGATCCTCAAGGTAAAGGATTGGCACAGGCAAAAGCATATTGCGCTGGTACAGGTGGTCACAGAGCTGGTGTGTTAAAATCATCTTTCGTAGCTGAAGTGAAATCTGATTTAATGGGCGAGCAAACCATCCTGTGTGGTTTGTTACAAACAGGTTCAATCCTATCATTCGATAAAATGGTAGAAAAAGGAATCGACGCCGGTTATGCTTCTAAATTGGTACAATATGGCGTTGAAGTAATTACAGAAGCCTTAAAACAAGGTGGTATTACTGCGATGATGGACAGATTAAGCAACGTGGCTAAAATCAAAGCTTTCGAAATTTCAGAAGAATTGAAAGACATTATGCGTCCGTTATTCCAAAAACACCAGGATGACATTATGAGTGGCGAATTTAGCCGTACCATGATGGAAGACTGGGCAAATGGCGATAAAAATTTATTAAAATGGAGAGCTGAAACTGGCGAAACCGCTTTCGAAAAAACACCAGCAGGTGATGTTAAAATCGGTGAGCAAGAATATTTTGATAACTACACTTTAATGGTTGCTTTCGTTCGTGCCGGTGTTGAATTGGCTTTCGAAACCATGGTACAGGCAGGTATTAAACCAGAGTCGGCTTACTACGAATCGTTACACGAAACACCACTTATTGCCAACACCATTGCACGTAAAAAATTATTCGAAATGAACCGCGTAATTTCTGATACTGCTGAATATGGTTGCTATTTATTCGATCAGGCTTGTAAACCACTTTTAGGTGATTTCATGAAAAAAGTAGATACTGATTTAGTGGGTAAAAATTTCAACGAAGGTAAAGATGGCGCAGTGGACAACAGAAAATTAATTGATATCAACGAGGCGATCCGTTCACACGAAGTAGAACAAATCGGAGCTACTTTGCGTAAAGCAATGACCGCGATGAAAGCGATTAAAACAGCATAA
- a CDS encoding glyoxalase/bleomycin resistance/extradiol dioxygenase family protein has protein sequence MKCNKAIPILRMFDYDKAVEFYVNWLGFKIDWEHTFEENTPVYMQISLNGIELHLSEHHGDSSPGAHVYVDCVGLKEFHKEITAKNYKYNRPGLEKTFYGTWAVTVNDPFFNKITFNEELTEAEKQNDN, from the coding sequence ATGAAATGCAATAAAGCCATACCGATTTTAAGAATGTTCGATTACGATAAAGCAGTTGAATTTTACGTAAACTGGTTGGGCTTTAAAATAGACTGGGAACATACTTTTGAAGAAAACACTCCGGTTTATATGCAGATTTCGTTAAATGGTATTGAATTACATTTGAGCGAGCATCATGGAGACAGTTCTCCTGGTGCACATGTTTATGTTGACTGTGTAGGTTTAAAGGAATTCCATAAAGAAATAACAGCAAAGAATTACAAATACAACAGACCAGGTTTAGAAAAAACTTTTTACGGAACCTGGGCCGTAACCGTAAACGACCCGTTCTTTAACAAGATTACCTTTAACGAAGAATTAACCGAAGCTGAAAAACAAAACGATAATTAG
- a CDS encoding SAM-dependent methyltransferase, translating to MTEEINQHFPKAYQQINGATKASGFDMASDVLTCSLLRTLAATKPSGKFLELGTGTGLSTSWILDGLDQDSTLTSIDNDAKFLAIAKTFLGSDDRLTLVDTDGAEWIEKNKDKKFDYIFADTWHGKYLLLDEAISMLNTGGLYIIDDMLPQSNWPDGHQDKAIKLIKDLESRDDLQLTKQVWATGIVIGVKK from the coding sequence ATGACTGAAGAAATTAATCAACACTTCCCGAAGGCCTACCAGCAAATTAATGGTGCAACAAAAGCATCAGGATTTGACATGGCATCTGATGTGTTGACCTGCTCTTTACTCAGAACACTTGCAGCCACTAAACCTTCAGGTAAATTTCTGGAGCTTGGAACCGGAACAGGTTTATCTACTTCGTGGATTTTAGATGGTTTAGATCAAGATAGTACACTTACCTCGATTGATAACGATGCTAAATTTTTAGCCATTGCCAAAACATTTCTTGGCAGTGACGATCGTTTAACATTGGTTGATACCGATGGTGCGGAGTGGATCGAAAAGAATAAAGACAAAAAGTTCGATTATATTTTTGCTGATACCTGGCATGGAAAATATTTGCTTTTAGATGAGGCGATATCCATGCTTAACACCGGTGGACTTTATATCATTGATGATATGCTGCCTCAATCCAATTGGCCTGATGGTCATCAGGATAAGGCAATTAAATTGATTAAAGATTTAGAATCCCGTGATGACCTGCAATTAACCAAGCAGGTTTGGGCAACAGGAATTGTAATCGGCGTAAAAAAATAA
- a CDS encoding branched-chain-amino-acid transaminase, translated as MKYYNSNTIIYLDGQFEKAVNSSTDLYGQSLHYGYAAFEGIRAYKTHNGNRIFKAAAHFDRLERSCQLANIPFPWDKQELIAATYKLLQLNKLKDAYIRPLVFCHPNMKLNEPSGVSILICAWEWDAYSGNKLLKLTVSDYERPNPKSIPMEAKLSGNYVNSILATTAANIKGYDEALLLDMHGFVAEASGANIFLEKDGKLFTPSLGNILPGITRATVKELCTVLDIECIEKKLTIEDLKNADSAFLCGTATEIAGIASIDDIVYRPIWRESIGYTIQRAYKNLVLEKVNYEVII; from the coding sequence ATGAAATACTATAATTCTAATACGATTATTTACCTTGATGGACAGTTTGAAAAGGCTGTAAATAGCAGTACTGACCTTTACGGACAGTCGCTACACTACGGTTATGCTGCTTTCGAGGGTATTAGAGCCTATAAAACGCACAACGGCAACCGTATTTTCAAAGCTGCCGCACATTTCGACCGCTTAGAGCGTTCTTGCCAGCTGGCAAACATTCCTTTCCCATGGGATAAACAAGAATTAATTGCTGCAACCTATAAATTACTTCAGTTGAATAAACTGAAAGATGCTTATATCCGCCCTTTGGTATTTTGCCACCCGAACATGAAATTAAACGAACCGAGTGGAGTTTCGATCTTAATCTGTGCCTGGGAATGGGATGCATATTCAGGCAACAAATTATTAAAATTAACCGTTTCCGATTACGAAAGACCAAACCCAAAATCAATTCCAATGGAAGCGAAATTGAGTGGAAACTATGTTAATTCTATTTTAGCTACTACAGCCGCAAATATTAAAGGTTACGATGAAGCTTTGCTTTTAGATATGCATGGCTTTGTTGCTGAAGCATCCGGAGCCAATATCTTCCTCGAAAAAGACGGAAAATTATTTACACCATCTTTAGGAAACATTTTACCAGGTATTACCCGTGCAACAGTAAAAGAGCTTTGCACTGTTTTGGATATAGAGTGTATTGAAAAGAAACTAACCATAGAAGATCTTAAAAATGCCGACAGCGCTTTCTTATGCGGAACAGCAACAGAGATAGCTGGCATTGCCTCAATTGATGATATTGTTTATCGTCCAATATGGAGAGAATCTATCGGTTATACCATACAACGTGCCTATAAAAACCTGGTATTGGAAAAGGTAAATTATGAAGTGATTATTTAA
- a CDS encoding dihydroxy-acid dehydratase, with translation MSELNKYSKTFTQDPTQPAAQAMLYGIGLTDADMAKAQVGIASMGYDGNTCNMHLNDLAKDVKKGVWKNDLVGLVFNTIGVSDGMSNGTDGMRYSLVSRDVIADSIETICGGQYYDGIISIPGCDKNMPGAIMAMARLDRPSIMVYGGTIAPGHYKGEELNIVSAFEALGQKICGNLSEEDYQGIIKHTCPGAGACGGMYTANTMASAIEALGMSLPYSSSNPAISEEKKQECLDAGKYIKILLEKDIKPSDIMTRKAFENAIRSIIILGGSTNAVLHFIAMGKAIGIEITQDDFQRMSDVTPVLADFKPSGKYLMQDLHQYGGIPAVLKYLLNEGLLHGDCLTVTGKTVAENLADVKSIMDYDQKIIQKLSEPIKATGHLQILYGNLAEKGSVAKISGKEGEKFEGPARVFDGEHDLIAGISSGRVQPGDVIVIKNSGPVGAPGMPEMLKPTSAIIGAGLGKSVALITDGRFSGGTHGFVVGHITPESYKGGLIGLVEDEDRILIDAVNNIINLQVSDEVIAERRKNYVQPALKVTKGVLYKYAKTVSDAASGCVTDEY, from the coding sequence ATGAGCGAATTAAACAAGTACAGTAAAACATTTACACAAGACCCAACACAACCGGCAGCGCAAGCTATGCTTTACGGAATCGGATTAACTGATGCTGATATGGCTAAAGCACAGGTCGGTATTGCAAGTATGGGTTACGATGGTAACACCTGCAATATGCACCTTAACGATCTTGCAAAAGATGTAAAAAAAGGGGTCTGGAAGAATGATTTAGTGGGCTTGGTTTTTAACACCATTGGAGTGAGTGATGGAATGAGCAACGGTACAGATGGTATGCGTTACTCGCTGGTAAGCCGCGATGTAATCGCCGATAGTATCGAAACCATTTGCGGTGGCCAATATTATGATGGCATTATCTCTATCCCTGGCTGTGATAAAAATATGCCTGGTGCCATTATGGCGATGGCACGCTTAGATCGTCCTTCAATTATGGTTTATGGTGGTACAATTGCTCCCGGACATTACAAAGGAGAAGAATTGAACATCGTTTCAGCTTTCGAGGCTTTGGGGCAGAAAATATGTGGCAACCTTTCTGAGGAAGATTATCAGGGCATCATAAAACATACTTGCCCTGGTGCAGGTGCTTGTGGAGGCATGTATACGGCAAACACCATGGCATCAGCAATTGAGGCTTTAGGTATGAGTTTGCCTTATTCGTCTTCAAATCCAGCAATCAGCGAGGAGAAAAAACAAGAATGTTTAGATGCGGGTAAATACATTAAAATTTTATTAGAGAAAGATATCAAACCATCTGATATCATGACGAGAAAAGCATTCGAAAATGCCATTCGTTCTATTATCATTTTAGGTGGCAGTACCAATGCAGTACTACATTTTATTGCAATGGGTAAAGCCATCGGCATCGAAATCACCCAGGATGATTTCCAGCGCATGAGCGATGTAACACCAGTACTTGCCGACTTTAAACCTAGCGGAAAATACTTAATGCAGGATTTGCATCAATATGGTGGTATCCCGGCAGTATTGAAATATTTATTAAACGAGGGTTTGTTGCATGGCGATTGCCTGACCGTAACCGGAAAAACTGTAGCTGAGAATTTGGCTGATGTAAAATCGATTATGGATTATGATCAAAAAATCATTCAGAAGCTAAGTGAGCCAATTAAGGCAACAGGTCACTTGCAGATTCTTTATGGAAACCTGGCAGAAAAAGGCTCAGTAGCAAAAATCAGTGGAAAAGAAGGTGAAAAATTCGAAGGTCCTGCACGTGTATTTGATGGTGAGCACGATTTAATCGCGGGAATTTCAAGCGGACGTGTTCAGCCTGGTGATGTAATTGTAATTAAAAATTCTGGTCCGGTAGGTGCACCAGGTATGCCGGAAATGTTAAAACCAACCTCAGCCATTATTGGTGCAGGTTTAGGTAAATCGGTGGCTTTAATTACTGATGGACGTTTCTCAGGTGGTACGCACGGTTTTGTGGTTGGACACATCACCCCTGAATCTTACAAAGGTGGTTTAATTGGCCTAGTAGAAGATGAAGACCGGATTTTGATTGATGCGGTAAACAACATCATCAACCTGCAAGTAAGTGATGAAGTGATTGCCGAGCGTAGAAAAAACTATGTGCAACCAGCATTAAAAGTAACAAAAGGTGTTTTATATAAATATGCTAAAACAGTTTCAGACGCAGCGAGTGGCTGTGTAACTGACGAATATTAA
- a CDS encoding DNA-binding protein: MQIIKSIQNRIYEIRGERVMLDFDLASLYEVETRVLNQAVKRNIKRFPEDFMFQLTSAEFENIKFQIEAINQGASSQIVIKDHPNLKSQIVISSWGGTRKLPYAFTEQGVAMLSGVVNSDKAINMNIAIMRAFVDVRKILLKQSNLNEQLTEIKERIGEHDVQLNELYEAMENLIDEKIAQIKWKDRQRIGFKIKE, translated from the coding sequence ATGCAAATAATTAAAAGTATTCAGAATAGGATTTATGAAATCCGGGGAGAAAGGGTAATGCTCGATTTTGATCTGGCATCACTTTATGAAGTGGAGACAAGAGTATTAAATCAGGCTGTAAAACGTAATATCAAACGTTTTCCGGAAGATTTCATGTTTCAGTTGACTTCTGCAGAATTTGAAAATATAAAATTTCAAATAGAAGCGATTAACCAGGGTGCATCATCACAAATTGTGATAAAGGATCACCCCAACTTGAAATCACAAATTGTGATTTCAAGTTGGGGTGGCACCAGAAAGTTACCTTATGCCTTTACCGAGCAAGGGGTAGCCATGTTAAGCGGTGTTGTAAATAGCGACAAAGCCATTAACATGAACATTGCCATTATGAGGGCTTTTGTTGATGTTCGTAAAATTTTGCTGAAACAAAGCAACCTTAACGAACAATTAACAGAAATTAAAGAACGGATTGGTGAACATGATGTTCAGCTAAACGAACTTTATGAGGCAATGGAAAACTTAATTGATGAAAAAATTGCACAAATAAAGTGGAAAGACAGACAAAGAATTGGGTTTAAAATTAAAGAATAG